From the genome of Sphingobacterium kitahiroshimense, one region includes:
- a CDS encoding SusC/RagA family TonB-linked outer membrane protein has product MKNAGLLIVLVVLLSFDLFAQQITGVVRDVSGSVMVGATLRNLSTQISAQTNNKGEFTMVAKPGDVIEASLLGYESKRLKVGSESPLNFELNTTFSTLDETVVIGYQKVSRKKSTAAISSISGKELANLPAASFDQLLQGRLSGVNVQNFTGEPGASPTVQVRGNTSLNREYDEFSVGNAPLYVVDGVPQPPQQYTSPVTGTGTNFIAGINPQDIESIDVLKDASAAAIYGSRASSGVILITTKKGVSREPQVMVSAYSGLTQRPELRDVAIGAEERRQKMRILQELQQYRPEIDNRNISFLLTDSLNPAFNGATDWQDMYYRKGMVNNADLSLSGGGAGGSNYRFSAGLYDEKGIVKATGFKRYSTRLNLMSKALNERLMINPIVAYSRTERTRAGGGGVGVTARYTPASYFNLSETRKNYLLGMYNDDSDVNTGNQFTFNLNLGYDFSKALKFTSQTSYIYSNSRRDVSTPSSVANFTGNRQDVFSDNQVNVLASNYFSYNKEFNKHSLSMILGSDLEYNQYRSVGAGASNGASDQIKVIQGFQQRYLTASSDYQAYSMASFYSRLAYDYDSRYLLSASIRGDGSSRFGMGNKWGYFPSASVAWLVSEESFMKDEESPFSMLKLRASLGTTGGLPGNNYLQYNLYRVNAGNFWGNNNATSYNGVTAITPNLVDGVAQPNISWERSVQWNIGLDGEISNGRFSFALDVFNKENKQSLFDVALPVTTGYDRALTNSVGVRNYGAEVVLMANPLPRTSPVQWFSRLNVSYVRNKIMNLPNSGRDLVVSGSRFDKTHILSVGSPINTFYLYQTLGIYSTLNDIPINPLTGDRYNAGGSPYAPGDMWIRDVDGDYMTDPFNDGINPDKLPLGDPNPKFTGGWTNNVTWKNFNVGVLFTFLFDRDVLNLYQSDLFENGAATNSTSGFAQYATPDFSKINIWRQPGDRADYPAYPLGSWRYYTVAGQTFFMDKGDYFRVKSVSLSYSLPNRLVSGWGMKSIRMYGIVDNLMMFQRSKRLPDAEAVNYYGEYEGNGYPIPRKFTFGVELQF; this is encoded by the coding sequence ATGAAAAATGCAGGTCTTTTAATAGTCCTCGTAGTTCTCCTTTCATTTGATTTATTTGCGCAACAGATAACCGGTGTAGTTCGTGATGTTTCGGGAAGTGTAATGGTAGGGGCTACTCTGAGAAATTTGTCTACGCAGATAAGTGCTCAAACGAATAACAAAGGGGAGTTTACGATGGTAGCAAAACCAGGAGACGTTATCGAGGCGAGCTTGCTTGGATATGAATCCAAGAGGCTAAAAGTCGGATCGGAATCTCCACTCAATTTTGAATTGAATACGACATTTTCCACTTTAGATGAAACCGTAGTGATCGGTTATCAGAAAGTCTCCCGAAAGAAATCTACTGCCGCAATTTCTAGTATCTCAGGAAAAGAATTGGCTAATCTGCCAGCCGCAAGTTTTGACCAATTACTTCAGGGACGTTTATCTGGTGTCAATGTGCAGAATTTCACCGGAGAACCAGGGGCATCTCCCACTGTTCAAGTGCGTGGAAATACCAGTCTGAATAGAGAGTATGACGAATTTAGTGTCGGAAATGCGCCATTGTATGTCGTTGATGGAGTACCTCAACCGCCGCAACAATATACTTCTCCAGTTACGGGAACAGGTACAAATTTTATCGCTGGAATAAATCCACAAGATATTGAAAGTATTGATGTACTGAAAGATGCCTCAGCTGCAGCAATCTATGGGTCAAGGGCATCCAGTGGTGTAATCTTGATCACGACTAAAAAAGGTGTTAGTCGTGAGCCACAGGTGATGGTTTCTGCATATTCAGGATTGACACAACGACCAGAGTTGCGAGATGTTGCGATAGGAGCGGAAGAGAGACGGCAAAAAATGCGCATTTTGCAAGAATTACAGCAATATCGACCTGAGATTGATAATCGAAACATATCTTTCTTGCTTACAGATAGTTTAAATCCAGCTTTTAACGGTGCCACCGATTGGCAAGATATGTATTATCGTAAGGGAATGGTGAATAATGCTGATCTGAGTTTGAGTGGTGGCGGAGCCGGAGGATCTAATTATCGTTTCAGTGCTGGATTATATGACGAGAAGGGGATTGTCAAAGCTACGGGATTTAAGCGTTATTCCACACGTTTGAATTTAATGTCAAAAGCTCTGAATGAACGTTTGATGATTAATCCTATTGTTGCTTATTCGCGGACAGAGCGTACCCGAGCTGGGGGTGGCGGAGTTGGTGTGACAGCTAGATATACGCCTGCATCTTATTTTAACCTTAGTGAGACGCGAAAAAATTATCTTTTGGGGATGTATAATGATGATTCGGATGTCAATACAGGTAATCAATTTACATTTAACCTAAATCTAGGGTATGATTTTTCAAAGGCGTTGAAATTTACATCCCAAACTTCTTATATCTACTCTAATAGTAGACGTGATGTAAGTACTCCATCTTCTGTGGCCAATTTTACAGGAAATAGACAAGATGTATTTTCTGACAACCAAGTCAATGTATTGGCGTCTAATTATTTTAGTTATAATAAAGAGTTTAATAAACATAGCCTGAGTATGATCTTGGGAAGTGATCTGGAATATAATCAATACCGCTCAGTAGGTGCAGGTGCTTCGAATGGAGCTTCAGACCAAATTAAAGTCATACAAGGTTTTCAGCAACGTTATTTAACGGCTTCTTCTGATTATCAAGCTTATAGTATGGCTTCTTTTTATTCGCGGTTAGCGTATGACTATGATTCCCGCTATTTACTATCGGCCAGTATACGTGGTGATGGATCATCTCGATTTGGGATGGGCAATAAGTGGGGATACTTTCCTTCTGCTTCGGTAGCATGGCTCGTTTCGGAAGAATCTTTTATGAAAGATGAAGAGTCACCATTTTCAATGTTAAAACTCCGTGCTAGTTTAGGTACAACAGGTGGATTGCCCGGAAATAATTATCTACAGTATAATCTTTATCGCGTCAATGCTGGAAATTTTTGGGGGAATAATAATGCAACTTCTTATAATGGAGTTACAGCCATAACCCCCAATTTGGTCGATGGAGTAGCACAACCTAATATCAGCTGGGAGCGCTCTGTGCAATGGAATATAGGTTTGGACGGTGAAATTTCCAATGGTCGTTTTTCTTTTGCATTGGACGTTTTTAATAAGGAAAATAAACAATCATTATTTGATGTGGCACTACCCGTGACTACTGGCTATGACCGGGCATTAACCAATTCGGTTGGTGTACGCAATTACGGAGCCGAGGTGGTCTTAATGGCCAATCCGCTTCCAAGAACTAGTCCTGTTCAGTGGTTTAGTAGATTGAATGTTTCGTATGTGAGAAATAAAATTATGAATCTCCCTAATTCGGGCAGGGATCTAGTGGTATCGGGTTCTCGATTTGATAAAACGCATATTCTTTCGGTTGGTAGTCCGATCAACACATTTTACCTGTACCAAACTTTAGGAATCTATTCGACACTTAATGATATTCCAATCAATCCACTTACGGGTGACCGTTATAATGCTGGAGGAAGCCCCTATGCTCCGGGTGATATGTGGATTAGAGATGTGGATGGAGACTATATGACCGATCCTTTTAATGATGGTATAAACCCGGACAAACTTCCGCTCGGCGATCCAAATCCCAAATTCACGGGTGGTTGGACAAATAATGTGACCTGGAAGAATTTTAATGTTGGTGTGCTCTTTACCTTTTTATTCGATAGGGATGTGCTCAATCTGTATCAATCGGATCTGTTTGAGAATGGTGCAGCAACCAATTCAACCAGTGGTTTTGCGCAGTATGCGACACCAGATTTTAGTAAGATCAATATCTGGCGCCAACCAGGCGATCGTGCAGATTACCCGGCTTATCCTTTAGGGTCTTGGCGTTATTATACCGTTGCTGGTCAAACATTTTTCATGGATAAAGGTGATTATTTCAGAGTGAAAAGTGTGAGTCTTTCGTACAGTCTGCCTAATCGTTTAGTATCGGGATGGGGAATGAAAAGTATCCGGATGTATGGTATCGTCGATAATTTAATGATGTTCCAGCGTTCGAAAAGATTACCGGATGCCGAGGCTGTAAATTATTATGGTGAATATGAGGGTAATGGTTACCCGATCCCTAGAAAATTCACGTTTGGTGTAGAGTTACAATTTTAA
- a CDS encoding RagB/SusD family nutrient uptake outer membrane protein, giving the protein MKTLFIINYWKWALLVAIGLSSTSCNKFLEEEPRNSTYKEVYWKDPKAGESAIAGNYALLRNALMDGFYGVGNRYYIYGDMTPDIYIGITRDSYSHPEIGRGNWTSNYFAQSYGNWTVFYKTIAMSNIILKEMPLVSNDILILEQADPEAFRKKIMGQAYFIRAFSYFMLTKIWGDVPLVTEAYDDPISAPHLGRTSRIEVMKHIEEDCHQAIKSLSWGYKTVAERAVTANRGSAYALLAHLYLWRATTTDLASNNPILSDVQSADTTINTLLAQGGYALADTAKYGEVFKGRSSEGIFELNVSENTLEGSSAHIGMKFLNNSFIPTYASVADFFTKPAYLSSHFYKIEEKEDWVWHQDIGQWVWETVQSRGLDTLDVRFKNNFVNYTTDVPVCIKYSNIVFRNPGQQLEPYNSNNLILFRLSDIKLLQAEIALYQNNPSRAITIINASRTRFGGDPSSLLKPGLATTEVMKEYMIERGKELYLEGHLFFDMIRTRTYSDHITWLTEARFKQGGFFWPVDPRLFSENRLLVQTEYWRGKI; this is encoded by the coding sequence ATGAAAACATTATTTATAATCAATTATTGGAAATGGGCACTTCTTGTAGCTATCGGCTTGAGCTCCACGTCGTGCAATAAGTTTTTGGAAGAGGAACCTCGAAATTCCACCTATAAGGAAGTCTACTGGAAAGATCCAAAAGCAGGAGAAAGTGCTATTGCGGGTAATTATGCGCTGCTGAGAAATGCCTTGATGGATGGTTTTTATGGAGTTGGAAACCGGTATTATATCTATGGTGATATGACTCCGGATATTTACATCGGTATCACTCGGGATAGTTACAGTCACCCAGAAATTGGGCGAGGAAATTGGACAAGTAATTATTTTGCTCAGTCTTATGGTAATTGGACTGTATTTTATAAAACGATAGCGATGTCCAATATCATTCTCAAAGAGATGCCTTTGGTATCGAATGATATTTTAATTTTAGAGCAGGCAGATCCAGAAGCTTTTCGAAAAAAAATTATGGGACAAGCTTATTTTATACGTGCTTTTTCTTATTTCATGTTGACCAAAATTTGGGGCGATGTGCCCTTAGTGACGGAGGCATATGATGATCCCATCAGTGCGCCCCATCTGGGACGTACCTCCCGCATTGAAGTGATGAAGCATATTGAGGAAGATTGTCATCAAGCTATTAAATCTTTGAGCTGGGGTTATAAAACAGTTGCGGAACGTGCTGTTACCGCAAATAGAGGGTCGGCCTATGCTTTGCTTGCACATTTATATTTATGGAGGGCGACGACAACCGATCTTGCATCTAACAATCCTATTTTGAGCGATGTACAAAGCGCTGATACCACCATCAATACATTGCTTGCGCAGGGCGGGTATGCACTTGCTGATACTGCGAAATATGGAGAGGTGTTTAAAGGTAGATCGAGCGAGGGTATTTTTGAATTAAATGTCAGTGAAAATACATTAGAAGGATCAAGCGCACATATTGGTATGAAATTTTTAAACAATAGTTTTATACCGACTTATGCCTCTGTTGCCGATTTTTTCACTAAACCAGCTTATTTAAGTAGTCATTTTTACAAGATCGAAGAGAAAGAAGATTGGGTCTGGCATCAAGATATAGGGCAATGGGTCTGGGAGACTGTACAATCTCGTGGGCTTGATACATTGGATGTACGCTTCAAAAATAATTTTGTCAATTATACAACGGATGTACCCGTATGTATTAAATACAGCAATATTGTTTTTAGAAATCCAGGACAGCAACTTGAGCCCTACAATAGTAATAATTTGATTTTGTTTCGGTTGAGCGATATCAAATTGTTGCAGGCGGAAATAGCGCTCTATCAAAATAATCCGAGTCGTGCCATTACGATCATCAATGCATCAAGAACACGTTTTGGAGGTGATCCATCAAGCTTATTAAAACCAGGTCTGGCAACAACGGAAGTGATGAAAGAATATATGATCGAACGAGGGAAAGAGCTGTATTTAGAAGGTCATTTATTTTTTGATATGATTCGCACACGGACCTACTCGGACCATATCACTTGGCTGACAGAGGCTCGCTTTAAACAGGGTGGTTTTTTCTGGCCAGTAGATCCCCGCTTATTTAGTGAGAATAGACTTTTGGTACAGACGGAGTACTGGCGTGGAAAGATTTAA
- a CDS encoding DUF5007 domain-containing protein codes for MKIYNITTYTILFGIMIGIVLSSCSKIEEGFLSDTIRYRDSVIYCKRGMSLTLSDRINADGSTPPFEFKMLNLRNKLTGEPAPAEFTKLYEIEVFKEGMTFNAATDTTVALLKAKRELKQVTPMEFNSISGQISFNRASANLPLGIYTFDLQATNRKGTKVYKSFAEIHVIEPFLEDVFELTYAAMTGSNASETFTPAYNSNIKLTCTKVSDDGARVILKVVDKNGRAWDPSAGQVIKRGDRPTFESHVRFNPVVATNTSLLCDYEVAPFPLTKFNDGKTNWDYNIYYRIPMRFAAMDGHPNHNINPVFGFRILMEGTFEVEVKLTNVTAINSSGPPTTGL; via the coding sequence ATGAAAATATATAATATAACCACGTACACGATCCTATTTGGAATAATGATCGGTATTGTTCTCTCCTCCTGTTCAAAAATAGAGGAAGGATTTTTAAGTGATACCATTCGATATCGTGACAGTGTGATCTACTGTAAGCGAGGGATGTCGCTCACACTTTCAGATCGGATCAATGCAGATGGATCGACTCCACCATTTGAATTTAAAATGTTAAATCTACGCAATAAGCTGACGGGTGAACCTGCACCTGCAGAATTTACCAAATTGTACGAAATTGAAGTTTTTAAAGAAGGTATGACTTTTAATGCTGCAACAGATACAACCGTTGCGCTTTTAAAAGCTAAGCGGGAGTTGAAGCAGGTGACACCCATGGAGTTTAATTCGATCAGTGGACAGATTAGTTTTAACCGTGCATCTGCAAATCTACCTCTAGGGATCTATACGTTTGATTTGCAGGCAACAAATCGTAAGGGTACTAAAGTTTACAAATCATTTGCAGAAATTCATGTCATTGAACCGTTTTTGGAGGATGTTTTCGAGTTGACTTATGCCGCAATGACAGGATCAAATGCTTCGGAGACTTTTACTCCTGCTTATAATAGTAATATCAAATTGACCTGTACCAAAGTTTCCGATGATGGCGCGCGTGTGATCTTAAAAGTTGTTGATAAAAATGGTCGCGCATGGGATCCAAGTGCAGGTCAGGTGATCAAACGGGGCGATCGTCCAACGTTTGAATCCCATGTTCGCTTCAATCCGGTAGTTGCAACAAATACATCATTGTTGTGTGATTATGAAGTGGCTCCTTTTCCACTGACAAAATTCAATGATGGTAAGACAAATTGGGATTACAATATTTATTACCGTATTCCAATGCGTTTTGCTGCGATGGATGGTCATCCTAACCATAATATCAATCCTGTTTTTGGTTTTCGTATCCTGATGGAAGGAACATTTGAGGTGGAAGTAAAGCTTACAAATGTGACGGCAATTAACTCGTCCGGACCACCTACGACAGGATTGTAA
- a CDS encoding DUF6055 domain-containing protein, with product MQSKLIFYIVLMGSLLFAHQACSYPHDPVQKGKQLYLPAQIYRVPENNDYNNKESEFSHFRKVESDNIAIFWAKEYGERPQEHALASKRFDPEAILQECERFYGHYLDVTKMVQRGNSLSDQYKLLFFVIGGDEGTAFGGGAADSVGVMWASSLRLQYKPFGAVAHEMGHCFQYLAKCDGNWAFSSPVEGSQGHSIFEMTAQYLLWQVYPEWMTFENYHLKSYMDKTHYAFLHETNMYHAAQVLEYWSSKRGTDFMGRLWREAVPGEDPVRAYKRLTHTDQKVFNDEIFDASRKFITWDLPRIAQVAKPYANQHITKLVAADDGWVQIATSHAPQNYGYNGIKLTSFLPGKPVELDFKGIAGAAGYRAINVQNAGWRYGFVAHQADGTRIYGDVLSAKIGKSTFTVPENTTNLWLVVTGAPEEHRVHIVDGKDENDEQWPYAIKLKGATVDAKML from the coding sequence ATGCAATCAAAATTAATTTTTTACATCGTATTGATGGGGAGCTTACTTTTTGCACATCAGGCTTGTTCTTACCCCCATGATCCGGTACAAAAGGGAAAGCAACTTTATCTCCCTGCCCAAATATATCGAGTACCGGAAAACAACGATTATAATAATAAAGAGAGTGAATTTAGTCATTTCCGAAAAGTAGAGTCGGATAATATTGCTATATTTTGGGCTAAGGAATACGGAGAGCGTCCACAAGAACACGCGCTAGCGTCCAAGCGGTTTGATCCTGAGGCTATTTTGCAGGAGTGCGAGCGTTTTTATGGCCACTACCTTGATGTAACCAAAATGGTGCAACGAGGTAATTCATTATCAGACCAATATAAGCTGCTTTTCTTTGTCATTGGAGGTGACGAGGGAACAGCTTTTGGCGGTGGGGCAGCCGATTCAGTTGGTGTCATGTGGGCCTCTTCTCTTCGTCTTCAATATAAGCCTTTTGGTGCCGTTGCCCATGAAATGGGACATTGTTTCCAATATTTGGCCAAATGCGATGGCAATTGGGCCTTCTCCTCACCAGTAGAAGGGAGTCAAGGACATTCCATTTTTGAAATGACTGCGCAATATTTATTGTGGCAAGTATATCCTGAATGGATGACCTTTGAAAATTACCATTTAAAGAGTTATATGGATAAAACTCATTATGCATTTTTACATGAGACCAATATGTATCATGCCGCTCAGGTACTAGAATATTGGTCATCGAAAAGAGGAACAGACTTTATGGGACGGCTATGGCGTGAAGCAGTTCCTGGTGAAGATCCGGTGAGAGCATATAAAAGGTTGACTCATACTGATCAAAAAGTATTCAATGATGAAATTTTTGATGCAAGTAGAAAATTTATTACCTGGGATTTGCCTCGTATAGCTCAAGTGGCCAAGCCCTACGCCAATCAACATATCACGAAATTAGTAGCTGCAGATGATGGATGGGTACAAATTGCCACCAGTCATGCTCCACAAAATTATGGGTATAATGGTATCAAACTAACTTCTTTTTTACCCGGTAAGCCTGTTGAGTTAGATTTTAAAGGAATAGCTGGTGCAGCTGGTTATAGAGCTATAAATGTTCAAAATGCAGGTTGGCGCTATGGTTTTGTTGCTCATCAAGCAGATGGAACGCGCATATATGGAGATGTTCTTAGTGCCAAAATCGGAAAATCTACTTTTACAGTTCCTGAAAATACCACAAATCTCTGGCTAGTTGTGACAGGTGCTCCAGAGGAACATAGGGTTCATATTGTGGATGGAAAAGATGAAAATGATGAGCAGTGGCCTTATGCGATTAAGTTAAAGGGTGCGACAGTTGATGCAAAGATGCTGTAG
- a CDS encoding ornithine cyclodeaminase family protein encodes MKIIDKETIDAILKYDKLIEALREIFQSSFTMPVRHHHFYQNADGIENTLILMPSWTDNYIGIKQVVVAPENHRKNLPAIHALYTLLDAVTGKPLAQMDAAGLTSRRTACTSALAASYLARDDSKILLIVGGGKVAQHLVQAHSAVRAYDQILIWTRNESKGGDLVLNLQQAGFRNVAYADKLEEAVRRADVISCATLSHEPLINGEWIKAGTHLDLIGSHTPKTREVDDSAILKSSIFVDSRAGALHETGELAIPIATGVLDPASIKGDIKELCCGEIMGRSSSDEITLFKSAGLAIEDLAAALLVYRNVGKETTSV; translated from the coding sequence ATGAAAATTATTGATAAAGAAACGATTGATGCTATACTTAAATATGATAAATTGATCGAAGCGCTGCGCGAGATTTTTCAATCGTCATTTACGATGCCTGTTCGGCATCATCATTTTTATCAAAATGCTGATGGAATTGAAAATACGCTTATTTTGATGCCTTCGTGGACGGATAATTATATCGGAATCAAGCAGGTTGTTGTTGCACCCGAGAATCATAGAAAAAACCTCCCGGCTATTCATGCCTTGTATACGTTGTTGGATGCAGTCACTGGAAAACCTTTGGCACAGATGGATGCGGCAGGGTTGACTTCCCGAAGAACAGCCTGTACTTCTGCTTTAGCGGCTTCTTATTTAGCTCGAGATGATTCAAAAATCTTACTGATTGTCGGAGGAGGGAAAGTTGCGCAACATCTTGTGCAAGCGCATTCGGCTGTGCGTGCGTATGACCAAATTTTGATCTGGACAAGAAATGAATCGAAAGGTGGAGATCTGGTATTGAACTTACAGCAGGCGGGATTTCGTAATGTTGCGTATGCCGATAAGCTGGAAGAGGCTGTGCGTAGGGCAGATGTGATCTCCTGTGCGACGCTTAGTCATGAACCTTTGATAAACGGGGAATGGATTAAGGCTGGAACACACTTGGATCTGATTGGATCACATACGCCTAAAACGCGTGAAGTAGATGATAGCGCCATTCTTAAAAGTAGCATTTTTGTGGATTCGCGCGCGGGAGCGCTCCACGAGACGGGAGAACTTGCGATCCCCATTGCAACAGGTGTACTGGATCCTGCAAGTATAAAAGGTGATATCAAAGAACTTTGTTGTGGTGAAATTATGGGAAGATCATCATCAGATGAAATCACTTTATTTAAATCGGCGGGATTGGCAATTGAAGATTTGGCGGCAGCTTTGCTCGTGTATAGGAATGTGGGAAAGGAGACGACATCGGTTTGA
- a CDS encoding glycoside hydrolase family 43 protein produces the protein MMKIFFYFLAGFVLYISQPVYAQQNPVFPGWYADPEGIIYNNEYWVFPTYSARYEDQIFFDAFSSKDFVTWKKHHRIIDTAEVKWAKKAMWAPSVFQKDKKYYLFFGANDVHKGEIGGIGVAVGDKPQGPYKDLLGKPLINDIVNGAQPIDQFVFKDKDGQYYMFYGGWQHCNVVKLSPDFKSLVPFDDGTIYKEVTPENYVEGPFMFIRNNKYYFMWSEGGWGLPNYKVAYAIADSPFGPFKRIGTILEQDPTIATGAGHHSVIKIPNKDQYYIVYHRRPLGKTGANERETCIDVMTFDANGHINPVKMTFEGVKHKLK, from the coding sequence ATGATGAAAATATTTTTTTATTTCCTTGCAGGCTTCGTCCTCTACATTTCACAACCTGTCTATGCGCAACAAAATCCTGTATTTCCAGGTTGGTATGCCGATCCTGAAGGTATTATATATAACAATGAGTATTGGGTTTTTCCGACCTATTCTGCGCGATACGAAGATCAGATATTCTTTGATGCGTTTTCATCAAAAGATTTTGTCACCTGGAAAAAACATCACCGTATCATTGATACGGCTGAAGTAAAATGGGCTAAAAAAGCGATGTGGGCACCAAGTGTTTTTCAGAAAGACAAGAAATACTATTTATTTTTTGGTGCGAATGATGTACACAAAGGCGAAATTGGCGGTATCGGCGTAGCTGTTGGTGACAAACCACAAGGTCCTTATAAAGATCTGCTTGGGAAACCGTTAATTAATGATATTGTGAATGGGGCACAACCTATTGATCAATTTGTTTTTAAAGATAAAGATGGACAATATTATATGTTCTATGGTGGCTGGCAACATTGTAATGTGGTCAAATTAAGCCCTGATTTTAAAAGTTTAGTTCCTTTTGATGATGGAACGATCTATAAGGAGGTAACTCCTGAAAATTATGTAGAAGGTCCGTTTATGTTTATTCGCAATAATAAATACTACTTTATGTGGTCTGAGGGAGGTTGGGGTCTTCCGAATTATAAGGTAGCCTACGCTATTGCGGATTCTCCTTTTGGTCCCTTTAAACGAATCGGTACCATTTTGGAACAGGATCCTACAATCGCAACTGGGGCGGGACATCATTCGGTAATTAAAATTCCAAATAAAGATCAATATTATATCGTTTATCACCGCAGACCATTGGGAAAAACGGGCGCGAATGAAAGAGAAACTTGTATCGATGTGATGACATTTGATGCGAATGGTCATATTAATCCCGTAAAAATGACTTTCGAAGGTGTGAAGCATAAATTGAAGTAA
- a CDS encoding porin, translating to MNIKALIATTLFFFPAISLLVTAQERPAALLIEQEADSLKSKEPARADLFKLDVLLRAGLNVESMGDNERSNKVNLDEARILLHGDYNDQLSYRVRFRLNRPFTPTSQDNASRALDMAYIKYKFGKDYKWSVTAGKQSALVGSYEFENNPIYEFMFTDYVDRILNLFVVGGTLSYEPNPDHSLNVQVYNTINDSFVDLHTKNGYAMGDLKASKTPIGAYATWIGSFWNKKISTKWSYNISQFAQNKTNHGISLANKFKTDKDMLYVDLQYSYLAVDHALIASAAMNDFYARTNSDRVLAQDVTYKSIVVRYDRMLTDKWELALKGAYETAGMDKDANIDANFRQNWTYFAALQHKPFKKQDLRFYLGYVGNTVSFDRQFDRAQQQFNRLTLGTYFTIPAL from the coding sequence ATGAACATAAAAGCATTAATCGCGACGACGTTATTTTTTTTCCCTGCTATCTCGTTACTGGTCACAGCACAGGAGAGGCCTGCGGCATTGCTTATAGAACAAGAGGCTGACTCCTTGAAAAGCAAGGAACCTGCCCGTGCAGATCTTTTTAAACTGGATGTGCTTTTACGCGCAGGATTAAATGTTGAGTCCATGGGCGACAATGAGCGCAGTAATAAAGTTAATTTGGATGAAGCCCGTATTTTGCTTCACGGTGATTATAATGACCAACTCTCTTATCGTGTTCGTTTTCGTTTAAACCGTCCGTTTACACCTACAAGTCAGGACAATGCTTCGCGGGCATTGGATATGGCTTACATCAAATATAAATTTGGAAAGGATTATAAATGGTCTGTTACTGCCGGAAAGCAAAGTGCTTTGGTCGGAAGTTACGAGTTTGAAAATAATCCGATCTATGAATTTATGTTCACGGATTATGTGGACCGTATTCTTAATCTTTTTGTGGTAGGGGGAACGCTTTCGTATGAGCCTAATCCTGACCACTCGCTAAACGTACAGGTTTATAATACAATCAACGACAGTTTTGTGGATCTGCATACCAAAAACGGTTATGCAATGGGTGACTTGAAAGCATCTAAGACACCAATTGGAGCTTATGCTACCTGGATCGGATCGTTCTGGAATAAAAAGATCAGTACAAAGTGGTCTTATAATATTTCGCAGTTTGCTCAAAATAAAACCAATCACGGGATCTCTTTGGCTAATAAATTTAAAACAGATAAAGACATGCTGTATGTGGATCTGCAGTATAGTTATCTAGCGGTAGATCATGCTTTGATCGCATCTGCTGCGATGAATGATTTTTATGCGCGTACGAATTCCGATCGTGTACTGGCTCAGGATGTGACTTACAAGTCTATTGTGGTCCGTTACGATAGAATGCTTACGGATAAATGGGAGCTTGCTCTGAAAGGAGCATATGAAACAGCTGGAATGGATAAGGATGCAAACATTGATGCTAATTTCCGTCAAAACTGGACCTATTTTGCGGCTTTACAGCATAAACCGTTTAAAAAACAGGATTTACGGTTTTATCTGGGTTACGTCGGCAATACGGTATCTTTTGATCGTCAGTTTGATCGCGCTCAACAACAGTTTAACCGCCTTACATTAGGAACTTATTTTACGATACCGGCACTATAA
- the ureA gene encoding urease subunit gamma: MHLTPRETEKLLLHLAGELAAKRLKRGVKLNYPECIAYISGQIMEEARDGKSVASLMQYGTTLLKRSQVMEGVPEMIHDVQIEVTFPDGTKLVTVHNPIR; this comes from the coding sequence ATGCATTTAACACCGAGAGAAACAGAGAAGCTCTTGCTCCACTTGGCAGGGGAACTTGCTGCCAAGCGATTAAAAAGAGGGGTAAAATTAAACTATCCGGAATGTATCGCTTACATCAGCGGACAGATTATGGAAGAAGCACGTGACGGTAAGTCTGTGGCATCACTGATGCAGTATGGTACGACATTATTGAAGCGTTCCCAGGTGATGGAAGGTGTTCCGGAAATGATTCACGATGTACAAATTGAAGTAACCTTTCCGGACGGAACGAAATTGGTTACGGTTCACAACCCAATCCGTTAA